The following are from one region of the Pseudodesulfovibrio piezophilus C1TLV30 genome:
- a CDS encoding FmdE family protein: MNIGEYTFEEFKEKAREFHGYPAPGLLIGGYMVEAAKSRLPEGTLFEAMVESGKCLPDAVQLLTLCSTGNNWMKVKLLGRYAVSLYDKFTGVGFRVSIDQDKLELWPEIKGWFMKEKPKAEQDTEALLAEIKKAGDTICSIRPITIHERYLGHGHMTSIDVCPICHEAYPGSDGAICRGCQGEAPYVSMEGAICTDDAPQLRAIPVEKAVGKQALHDMTGIEPGKSKGPVAKAGDTLDAGDVCRLQRIGKFHVYVDENLPSDEWVHENEAVKAFAARIAGPGVTYDANPEEGKIDFLAEIPGMLSVDRDALTRFNLSPDVMLTTRHDGSLMPKGKGVGGTRALPLYISRDKFSRAIAALGEGPIISVSPLRQAKVGILVTGTEVFQGLIEDKFIPIISSKIIKLGSEIHRTDIVPDDRQAITASATAMLDAGCDMIITTAGMSVDPDDVTRGALIDAGLTDDHYGVPMLPGTMTLVGKIRSAQIIGVPACALFYKTTAFDVILPRLLAGQELTRKDLAALGEGGFCMNCKTCSFPKCPFGK, translated from the coding sequence ATGAACATTGGCGAATATACATTCGAAGAATTCAAGGAAAAGGCCAGGGAATTTCACGGGTACCCCGCACCGGGCCTACTGATAGGCGGCTACATGGTTGAAGCGGCTAAATCCCGATTACCCGAAGGCACACTTTTCGAGGCCATGGTTGAATCAGGAAAATGCCTCCCGGACGCAGTCCAACTCCTGACCCTCTGCTCCACCGGTAATAACTGGATGAAAGTCAAATTGCTCGGCCGATATGCAGTTTCCTTGTATGACAAATTCACGGGTGTCGGATTCCGTGTCTCCATTGACCAGGACAAACTGGAACTCTGGCCTGAGATTAAAGGCTGGTTCATGAAGGAAAAACCGAAAGCCGAACAAGACACGGAAGCCCTTCTCGCCGAGATAAAGAAAGCTGGTGACACCATTTGTTCCATACGGCCGATTACCATTCATGAACGCTATCTGGGGCATGGCCATATGACGTCCATTGATGTCTGCCCGATCTGTCACGAGGCATATCCCGGAAGCGACGGAGCCATCTGTCGGGGCTGTCAGGGCGAAGCTCCCTACGTTTCCATGGAAGGAGCCATCTGTACCGATGACGCTCCCCAGCTTCGGGCTATCCCTGTTGAAAAGGCTGTCGGCAAACAGGCTCTGCATGACATGACGGGCATAGAACCCGGAAAATCCAAAGGACCTGTCGCCAAAGCTGGCGACACCCTTGATGCCGGAGATGTCTGCCGATTGCAGCGCATCGGCAAATTCCATGTCTATGTGGATGAAAACTTGCCCAGCGACGAATGGGTTCACGAAAACGAAGCAGTCAAGGCCTTTGCCGCACGCATAGCCGGACCGGGCGTCACCTACGACGCCAACCCCGAAGAGGGCAAAATAGACTTTCTGGCAGAGATTCCGGGAATGCTCTCCGTCGACCGCGATGCACTGACCCGTTTCAATCTCTCACCCGACGTCATGCTCACAACCCGCCATGACGGCTCTCTTATGCCCAAGGGCAAGGGCGTTGGCGGTACACGCGCTTTGCCTCTCTATATCTCTCGCGACAAATTCAGCCGGGCCATTGCCGCCTTGGGCGAAGGGCCAATCATCTCGGTGTCTCCATTGAGACAAGCCAAGGTCGGCATACTCGTTACCGGCACGGAAGTCTTTCAGGGGTTGATCGAAGACAAATTCATTCCCATCATCTCCTCCAAGATCATCAAGCTCGGCAGTGAAATCCACCGAACCGACATTGTCCCGGACGATCGTCAGGCCATCACGGCGTCAGCCACAGCCATGCTCGATGCCGGGTGTGACATGATTATCACGACCGCAGGCATGTCCGTGGACCCGGACGATGTCACCCGAGGCGCTCTCATCGATGCCGGACTGACCGATGATCACTATGGCGTGCCCATGCTGCCCGGCACCATGACTCTTGTCGGAAAAATCCGATCCGCTCAAATAATCGGAGTCCCGGCCTGTGCGCTCTTCTATAAAACGACGGCCTTTGATGTCATCCTGCCACGGCTGCTGGCCGGACAGGAACTGACGAGAAAAGACCTCGCGGCACTGGGAGAAGGCGGTTTCTGCATGAACTGTAAAACATGCTCATTCCCCAAATGCCCCTTCGGTAAATAA
- a CDS encoding DJ-1/PfpI family protein: MKNPVYGIYIYNHVAELDCVGPHSVFALSNIIDNRTPNVVLISEMTDPITGIGGMKITPDATFDDHPDLDVLLLPGTADVADHALKNKRALPWIKAQAEKVTFLTAVCTGGLILQKAGLLKGKKATTHWMETDLMAEDPDTTVIPDVRYVRDGNIVTSQGVSAGIDMALWLVGQLHSPEHARQVRKIMQYDPAPPYTADV; encoded by the coding sequence ATGAAAAATCCAGTTTACGGCATTTACATCTATAATCATGTGGCCGAACTTGACTGTGTCGGGCCGCACAGTGTCTTTGCTCTCTCCAATATCATCGATAACCGGACACCCAATGTCGTTCTCATCAGCGAAATGACCGACCCGATAACAGGTATCGGCGGCATGAAGATCACCCCGGACGCCACCTTCGACGACCACCCGGACCTGGATGTACTTTTGCTGCCCGGAACAGCCGATGTCGCTGACCATGCTCTCAAAAACAAACGCGCGCTTCCCTGGATCAAAGCACAGGCCGAAAAGGTCACCTTCCTGACCGCAGTCTGCACGGGGGGCCTCATTCTCCAGAAGGCAGGATTGCTCAAGGGGAAAAAAGCGACCACACATTGGATGGAAACGGATTTGATGGCTGAAGACCCGGATACCACCGTCATACCCGACGTCCGATATGTCAGAGACGGTAACATAGTCACGTCCCAGGGCGTTTCAGCTGGCATCGATATGGCCCTTTGGCTGGTAGGCCAACTCCACTCACCCGAACATGCCCGCCAGGTTCGCAAGATCATGCAATACGATCCGGCTCCTCCTTATACAGCTGACGTGTAA
- a CDS encoding radical SAM protein, which produces MDYQGTLIRPPSEAGSILLQVTLGCSHGKCAFCGAYLDKKFAIKDQDVVWRDLAFAATHCRRQRRLFLCDGDALILPQSYLLDILARIRGQLPWVTRVGSYANAKSIARKTDQELLELRQAGLGILYMGVESGDDAILRSMNKYGESATLVEQGQRVRLAGIKLNVTVINGLGGVEHSLSHARETARALTVMDPDQIGALSLMLVPGTPLHTLHAQGDFLVPDALGMLAELREMLSGIHLSKGLFLANHASNYLPLKVRLPSGKAKALQELDAALAGYRRLRPESVRAL; this is translated from the coding sequence ATGGATTATCAGGGAACACTTATTCGACCTCCGAGCGAGGCCGGGAGCATCCTGCTTCAAGTGACGCTTGGGTGCTCTCATGGCAAGTGTGCTTTTTGCGGGGCTTACCTCGATAAGAAATTTGCCATCAAGGACCAGGACGTTGTTTGGCGGGACCTGGCGTTTGCGGCAACCCATTGCCGGCGGCAGCGGCGTCTCTTCCTCTGCGATGGTGATGCCCTGATTCTTCCTCAGTCGTATCTTCTTGATATCCTCGCTCGGATCAGGGGACAGCTGCCTTGGGTCACTCGTGTCGGTTCCTATGCCAACGCCAAAAGCATTGCGCGAAAAACTGATCAGGAGCTTCTTGAGCTCAGGCAGGCCGGACTCGGGATACTCTACATGGGGGTGGAGTCTGGAGATGATGCTATCCTGCGCAGCATGAACAAGTATGGAGAGAGTGCCACTCTTGTCGAGCAAGGCCAGCGAGTCCGACTTGCGGGGATCAAGTTGAACGTCACAGTTATCAATGGTCTCGGTGGAGTGGAACATTCCCTGTCCCATGCTCGGGAAACCGCTCGTGCTCTGACTGTCATGGACCCGGATCAGATCGGAGCCCTTTCACTGATGCTCGTGCCGGGGACCCCTTTGCATACTCTCCATGCGCAGGGAGATTTCCTTGTGCCGGATGCTCTCGGCATGCTGGCGGAGCTTCGGGAGATGCTTTCCGGAATCCATTTGAGCAAGGGGCTGTTCCTCGCCAACCATGCTTCAAACTATCTGCCTCTCAAAGTGCGTTTGCCGTCCGGCAAAGCCAAGGCACTGCAAGAACTTGATGCAGCCTTGGCAGGATATCGGAGGTTACGGCCGGAGTCTGTGCGCGCCCTCTAG
- the fdnG gene encoding formate dehydrogenase-N subunit alpha → MHTNRRNFLKLSATAAVATAFGGLGLGCTPKSAMTDRVTALTPKWSKQTTTVCCYCAVGCGLIVNTSLKDMRAINVEGDPDHPVNEGSLCAKGASIWQVAENDRRPDSVLYRAPYSSKFKKVSLAWALEKIAHNVKKSRDETFTHKNSRGEVVNRCDGIASLGSAALDNEECWAYQTMLRSLGLVYIEHQARIUHSATVAALAESFGRGAMTNHWIDLQNADCILIMGSNAAENHPISFKWVTRAQEKGATLIHVDPRFTRTSAKADMYAGIRSGADIAVLGGMIKYILDKDLIFKDYVVNYTNASFIVGDKYTFKDGIFAGYDPETKSYDKKKWAFALDAEGVPRQDPTLQDPRCVYQMLKKHYERYNLDKVVDISGMKRDDLISLYETFAATGTGDKAGTIMYAMGWTQHTVGVQNIRAMAMIQLLLGNIGIAGGGVNALRGESNVQGSTDHCLLFHILPGYLKTPKAAQPTLADYNKAYTPLSHDPKSANWWQNYPKYSASLIKSMWSDDDPETAYNYLPRLDSAAASEYSWLTLFDKMNKGQFQGLFSWGMNPACSGANANKNREALTKLDWLVNVNIFPNETGWFWEGPDMDPSKIKTEVFFLPCAVSIEKEGSVTNSGRWMQWRYKGPDAPHGLKPDGDLMYELMHEIQELYKKEGGEYPEPITRLSWGNIATNGIFDPHKTAKLINGYFTRDVEIKGKKFKKGQQVPSFAYLQDDGSTTSGNWLYCNSYTDKGNMAARRSLAQTPEQAKIGLYPNFSWCWPVNRRILYNRASVDMQGNPYNPQKPVIAWTGPKTKWVGDVPDGGWAPGTKHAFIMRKHGFGQLYGPGRADGPLPEYYEPLECPVKDHPFSGTLHNPTAITYDNEEKAVCDPKFPFIGTTYRVTEHWQTGVMTRNQPWLTEAEPQVFVEMSEELAELRGIENGAKVWVDSLRGSIWAKAIVTKRLKPFMVQGSVVHQVGLPWHFGWTWPKNGGDTSNILTPSVGDPNTGIPETKAFMVNVRKA, encoded by the coding sequence ATGCATACCAACCGAAGGAACTTCCTCAAGCTCTCTGCCACCGCTGCCGTTGCAACGGCGTTCGGCGGCCTGGGGCTGGGGTGTACACCCAAGTCGGCCATGACCGACAGGGTTACCGCCCTGACTCCGAAATGGAGTAAGCAGACCACCACTGTCTGCTGTTACTGTGCAGTGGGTTGCGGTCTCATTGTCAACACATCCCTCAAGGACATGCGCGCCATCAATGTCGAGGGAGATCCGGATCATCCGGTCAATGAAGGGTCTCTGTGTGCCAAGGGCGCATCCATCTGGCAGGTCGCTGAAAATGACCGTCGCCCGGATTCCGTTCTCTACCGCGCCCCGTATTCAAGCAAATTCAAGAAAGTCTCTCTTGCCTGGGCCTTGGAAAAAATTGCCCACAACGTCAAGAAGAGTCGTGATGAGACCTTCACCCACAAGAACTCGCGGGGAGAAGTGGTCAACCGGTGTGACGGCATAGCCTCCCTTGGCTCGGCCGCCCTGGATAACGAGGAGTGTTGGGCCTACCAGACAATGCTCCGCAGCCTCGGCCTGGTGTACATAGAACATCAGGCAAGGATCTGACACAGCGCAACTGTTGCGGCTCTGGCAGAGTCGTTCGGACGCGGTGCGATGACCAATCACTGGATTGACCTCCAGAATGCTGATTGTATTTTGATAATGGGCAGCAACGCTGCCGAAAACCATCCCATTTCCTTCAAATGGGTTACACGGGCACAGGAAAAGGGCGCGACCCTGATTCATGTGGACCCCCGATTCACCAGGACCTCGGCCAAGGCCGACATGTATGCGGGCATCCGTTCCGGAGCTGATATCGCCGTACTCGGCGGCATGATCAAGTACATCCTGGACAAAGACCTGATCTTCAAGGATTACGTGGTCAACTATACCAACGCATCCTTCATCGTCGGTGACAAGTACACATTCAAAGACGGCATCTTCGCCGGGTACGACCCGGAAACAAAATCCTACGACAAGAAAAAATGGGCCTTTGCTCTGGATGCCGAAGGCGTCCCCAGACAGGACCCCACACTTCAGGATCCGCGGTGCGTCTATCAGATGCTCAAGAAGCATTACGAGCGCTACAACCTGGATAAGGTCGTGGATATCTCCGGCATGAAACGCGACGATCTGATCAGTCTTTATGAGACCTTTGCCGCGACCGGAACCGGAGACAAGGCCGGGACCATCATGTATGCCATGGGATGGACCCAGCATACTGTTGGCGTGCAGAATATCAGAGCCATGGCCATGATCCAGTTATTGCTGGGCAACATCGGAATCGCAGGCGGCGGCGTCAATGCCCTGCGCGGCGAATCCAATGTCCAGGGATCAACGGACCATTGCTTGCTCTTCCACATCCTGCCCGGTTACCTGAAAACGCCCAAGGCGGCTCAGCCCACATTGGCGGATTACAACAAGGCATACACGCCACTTTCCCATGATCCCAAATCAGCCAACTGGTGGCAGAACTATCCGAAATATTCGGCTTCCCTGATCAAATCCATGTGGTCGGATGATGACCCGGAAACAGCGTACAACTACCTGCCGAGGCTCGATTCCGCCGCAGCCAGCGAATACTCCTGGTTGACCCTGTTCGACAAAATGAACAAGGGACAATTTCAGGGTCTGTTCTCCTGGGGAATGAACCCGGCGTGTTCCGGTGCCAATGCCAACAAGAACCGTGAGGCTCTCACCAAATTGGACTGGCTGGTCAACGTCAACATCTTCCCCAACGAAACAGGCTGGTTCTGGGAAGGTCCAGACATGGACCCCAGCAAGATCAAGACCGAAGTCTTCTTCCTGCCCTGCGCCGTGTCTATCGAAAAGGAAGGGTCGGTGACCAACTCCGGCCGTTGGATGCAGTGGCGCTACAAAGGACCGGATGCCCCTCACGGACTGAAGCCTGATGGTGACCTCATGTATGAACTGATGCATGAGATTCAGGAGCTGTACAAAAAGGAAGGCGGAGAATACCCGGAACCGATCACCAGGCTCTCATGGGGGAATATCGCCACCAACGGCATCTTCGATCCGCATAAGACCGCCAAGCTGATCAACGGGTACTTTACCCGTGATGTGGAGATCAAAGGCAAGAAGTTCAAGAAAGGCCAACAGGTCCCGAGCTTCGCCTATCTTCAGGACGATGGGTCAACCACGTCCGGTAACTGGCTCTATTGCAACTCCTACACGGACAAGGGCAACATGGCAGCCCGCAGAAGTCTGGCTCAAACCCCGGAACAAGCCAAAATCGGTCTGTATCCGAACTTCTCATGGTGCTGGCCTGTCAACCGCCGTATCCTGTACAACAGAGCCTCCGTTGATATGCAGGGCAACCCTTATAATCCCCAAAAGCCTGTCATCGCATGGACCGGACCCAAGACAAAATGGGTCGGCGACGTCCCCGATGGCGGCTGGGCACCCGGCACGAAACACGCATTCATTATGCGCAAACACGGCTTTGGCCAACTATACGGTCCCGGTCGTGCGGACGGTCCGCTGCCTGAGTATTATGAACCGCTGGAATGTCCGGTCAAGGATCATCCCTTCTCCGGGACGCTGCACAACCCCACGGCTATAACCTACGATAATGAGGAAAAGGCCGTATGCGATCCCAAGTTCCCCTTCATCGGCACAACCTACCGCGTCACTGAACACTGGCAGACCGGTGTCATGACCCGCAACCAACCGTGGCTCACGGAAGCGGAACCGCAGGTTTTCGTGGAAATGTCCGAAGAACTCGCTGAACTGCGCGGGATTGAAAACGGGGCCAAGGTCTGGGTCGATTCCCTGCGCGGCTCCATTTGGGCCAAGGCAATTGTCACCAAACGACTCAAGCCGTTCATGGTGCAGGGGTCCGTTGTTCATCAGGTCGGCCTTCCATGGCACTTTGGCTGGACATGGCCCAAGAATGGTGGAGACACTTCCAACATCCTGACTCCGTCCGTTGGTGACCCCAATACCGGTATCCCTGAAACCAAGGCCTTTATGGTCAACGTCCGCAAGGCGTAA
- a CDS encoding methyl-accepting chemotaxis protein, giving the protein MKFFNSIQGRVIFFLAVMLLASFALSMGYFSLSLTQFAQDSANRTEKNIYGRRKSELQHLVSLGYTTITRFYDESKNLEKLKQRKHDELKKILDAVYSQALNLYTANKDTMPQAELEQTLASMVAAVRYDGGNYIWINDMTPAMIMHPIKPALNGQDLSGFKDPAGTPLFNEMVTVCKKYGEGVVSYMWTKPGEQEPKPKISYVRLLPGLNWIFGTGAWLEDIEEQMQVEALEALRKMRLPDGGYFWINDTSRPTPNMIMHPTSPGLDGKPLDNPKYKCATQYQDGLEAMPVETDGTVNLFAAMVTATEGTGKGFVTYLWPKPVQGGGVTDARLPKLSYVQRFEPWGWIIGMGVYIDDISASVGQERDFFHKHIRSTLTGISGANLFIAAVLGMAFIWLFRRDVNIPLSRLTDFAKEVDNGNLEARIDGRFIGRIGNLRLALEAMRTSVKENMEKSNESAKDAKEQADKAESTLTRVQDHVGQLNKLLDRMNEVAKAAMQGSKSMTAKAEELSTQFRTVTDGAEDQRNTLNKTMVGMNEMHEVVLNVASNAAEAASSADDARNTANNGAAIVDDAVRTIAKVRQGIEELKLSMAELGGQADAVGKVMNVITDIADQTNLLALNAAIEAARAGEAGRGFSVVADEVRKLAEKTMDATSEVGENIRAIQNSAQVNITRVEASAKAAGEASEKANLSGSTLSEIVDLVSSNAAQVTSIASASEEQSATTEEMGRNIELVNDIASRTVTEMAEAMNATRELSLLAEETRKVIASLKE; this is encoded by the coding sequence ATGAAATTCTTCAATTCAATTCAGGGCCGGGTCATATTCTTTCTCGCGGTCATGCTTTTGGCCTCATTCGCCCTGAGTATGGGGTACTTCTCCCTGAGCCTGACCCAATTTGCCCAGGACAGTGCCAATCGAACCGAAAAGAACATCTACGGCCGAAGGAAAAGCGAGCTCCAGCATCTTGTCAGCCTTGGTTACACCACCATAACTCGCTTTTATGATGAATCAAAAAACCTTGAGAAGCTCAAACAACGCAAGCATGACGAACTGAAAAAGATTCTTGATGCGGTCTACAGTCAGGCGCTCAATTTGTATACGGCCAACAAGGACACCATGCCGCAGGCTGAACTGGAACAGACTCTGGCCTCCATGGTCGCTGCCGTACGATATGACGGCGGCAACTATATCTGGATCAACGACATGACGCCGGCCATGATCATGCATCCGATAAAACCAGCCCTGAACGGACAGGATCTCTCGGGATTCAAGGATCCGGCCGGGACACCGCTCTTCAACGAAATGGTAACGGTGTGTAAAAAATATGGTGAAGGAGTGGTCAGCTACATGTGGACCAAACCCGGTGAGCAAGAACCCAAACCCAAAATTTCCTATGTTCGCCTGCTGCCGGGGCTGAACTGGATATTCGGCACAGGGGCATGGCTCGAAGACATCGAGGAGCAAATGCAAGTCGAGGCTCTGGAGGCTCTTCGGAAAATGCGCTTGCCGGACGGTGGTTATTTCTGGATCAACGACACATCCCGTCCCACGCCGAACATGATCATGCATCCAACGTCACCGGGGCTAGACGGCAAACCTCTCGATAACCCGAAATACAAATGCGCCACACAATATCAGGACGGGCTGGAAGCCATGCCAGTAGAGACCGACGGCACAGTCAACCTCTTTGCGGCCATGGTGACCGCTACTGAAGGGACTGGAAAAGGGTTCGTCACCTACCTTTGGCCCAAACCCGTTCAAGGTGGAGGTGTCACTGATGCCAGACTCCCCAAACTCTCCTATGTTCAACGGTTTGAGCCATGGGGTTGGATAATCGGCATGGGAGTGTATATCGACGATATCTCCGCGAGTGTCGGCCAGGAGCGCGACTTCTTCCACAAGCACATCCGCTCGACGCTCACGGGAATTTCCGGTGCGAACCTCTTCATAGCCGCCGTTCTTGGCATGGCTTTCATCTGGTTGTTCAGACGAGATGTCAATATCCCCCTTTCCCGGCTGACCGACTTTGCCAAAGAAGTGGACAACGGGAATTTGGAAGCCCGGATCGATGGCCGCTTCATAGGACGAATTGGCAATCTCAGGCTGGCTCTGGAAGCCATGCGGACATCGGTGAAGGAAAACATGGAAAAATCCAATGAAAGTGCGAAGGATGCCAAGGAACAGGCTGATAAAGCCGAATCCACCTTGACCAGGGTTCAGGATCATGTCGGCCAATTGAATAAGCTGCTTGACCGCATGAATGAAGTCGCCAAAGCTGCCATGCAAGGTTCCAAGTCCATGACGGCCAAGGCAGAAGAGCTTTCGACCCAGTTCCGTACCGTCACCGACGGCGCGGAAGACCAGCGAAATACCCTGAACAAAACCATGGTCGGCATGAACGAGATGCACGAAGTCGTTCTGAACGTTGCCAGCAATGCAGCTGAGGCGGCGAGCAGTGCGGACGACGCCCGCAATACGGCCAATAACGGAGCCGCCATTGTCGATGATGCCGTCAGAACGATTGCCAAGGTTCGTCAGGGTATTGAAGAACTCAAACTTTCCATGGCCGAGCTGGGTGGACAGGCGGATGCAGTCGGCAAGGTCATGAATGTCATCACCGATATTGCTGACCAAACCAACCTTCTGGCCTTGAATGCCGCCATTGAAGCCGCTCGGGCCGGAGAAGCGGGCCGAGGATTTTCCGTTGTAGCCGATGAAGTGCGAAAACTGGCAGAAAAGACCATGGACGCCACCAGTGAAGTCGGAGAGAATATACGAGCCATCCAAAACTCGGCTCAGGTCAACATAACTCGTGTCGAAGCATCGGCAAAAGCTGCGGGGGAAGCCTCGGAAAAGGCCAATTTGTCAGGCTCGACCCTTTCGGAAATCGTTGACCTTGTTTCCAGCAATGCGGCTCAGGTTACCAGTATTGCGTCTGCATCGGAAGAACAGTCCGCCACAACCGAGGAAATGGGACGCAACATCGAATTGGTCAACGACATCGCTTCCAGGACAGTCACGGAAATGGCAGAGGCCATGAACGCGACCAGGGAGCTGAGTTTGTTGGCCGAAGAAACACGTAAAGTCATCGCCAGCCTCAAGGAATAA
- a CDS encoding 4Fe-4S dicluster domain-containing protein, whose protein sequence is MDKTFFIDLTKCTACRGCQVACKQWKKLPGEETENWGSHQNPKDLNGNTLKLVRFSEVEEDEKMQWLFFPEQCRHCVEPPCLDAMTVPGAIVHDQETGAVVYTELTAKEPDKDLFRMSCPYDIPRLNEETGRVVKCDMCNDRVKAGMLPSCVKTCPTGTMNFGDREDMLELAEERLAKAQEKFPDAELVDADEVRVIYLVQTDPDSYFEMLSADASSIQKGPLTRKQFLAKLGRPFKRMTT, encoded by the coding sequence ATGGATAAGACATTCTTCATCGACCTGACCAAGTGTACGGCCTGCCGTGGTTGCCAGGTTGCCTGTAAACAATGGAAGAAACTTCCCGGAGAAGAAACAGAAAATTGGGGTTCCCATCAAAATCCGAAGGATCTCAATGGAAACACCCTGAAACTGGTTCGCTTCAGCGAAGTGGAAGAAGACGAAAAAATGCAGTGGCTGTTCTTCCCGGAACAATGCCGTCACTGTGTTGAACCGCCCTGTCTCGATGCCATGACTGTGCCCGGAGCTATCGTGCACGATCAGGAAACCGGGGCAGTGGTCTATACGGAACTGACCGCCAAGGAACCGGATAAGGACCTCTTCAGAATGTCATGTCCTTATGACATTCCGCGCCTCAACGAGGAAACCGGCCGCGTGGTCAAGTGCGACATGTGCAATGATCGCGTCAAGGCGGGCATGTTGCCATCCTGCGTCAAGACGTGCCCGACCGGCACCATGAACTTCGGTGATCGGGAAGACATGCTGGAATTGGCTGAAGAGCGCCTGGCCAAGGCTCAGGAAAAATTCCCTGATGCGGAACTGGTGGACGCCGATGAAGTGCGTGTCATCTATCTGGTGCAGACAGACCCCGACAGCTACTTCGAGATGCTCTCGGCAGATGCTTCCTCCATCCAGAAAGGACCATTGACCCGGAAGCAATTCCTGGCCAAGCTCGGTCGCCCCTTCAAACGCATGACCACGTAA
- a CDS encoding GlxA family transcriptional regulator, with translation MKKKIAIVLYDGLASLDVTGPADVFSAATMMLAHAGRDNEGYDLSYQGMTQLRVKTASGLSFCVDGSIGSGHPLDTLIVPGGPTAEAISDSVPFLAALKRDAEKAKRVVSVCTGAFLLAACGLLHSKRATTHWLAAERLAEKYPDIRVEADAIYVRDGRISSSAGVTAGIDLALALVEEDHGPLIAMEIARLLLLYRRRPGTQSQFSTPLATQTNSVGRFAKLCLWMENNLTKDLHVDHLAERVAMSPRHFARTFSSETGISPARYVEELRLGHARELLESGAVNLGFIAQQSGFGREERLRRTFQRRLGVNPRHYAEHFHNNEGSLP, from the coding sequence ATGAAGAAGAAAATAGCGATAGTGCTCTATGACGGACTGGCCTCACTGGACGTCACAGGTCCGGCCGATGTATTCTCGGCAGCGACAATGATGCTGGCACACGCTGGTCGAGACAATGAAGGGTACGATCTGTCATATCAGGGAATGACGCAGCTCCGGGTCAAAACAGCCTCCGGTCTGTCATTCTGTGTTGACGGCTCCATCGGGAGCGGTCACCCACTTGATACGCTGATCGTTCCGGGCGGACCGACTGCCGAAGCCATCTCCGATTCCGTACCGTTCCTCGCGGCCCTGAAAAGAGATGCTGAAAAAGCAAAAAGAGTCGTATCTGTGTGTACCGGGGCATTTCTATTGGCAGCGTGCGGACTTCTGCACAGTAAACGGGCGACAACGCATTGGCTGGCTGCTGAGCGATTGGCTGAAAAGTACCCGGATATCAGGGTTGAAGCCGATGCCATCTATGTCCGCGACGGCCGAATCTCTTCGAGTGCCGGAGTCACGGCAGGCATTGATCTGGCCCTCGCCCTCGTAGAAGAGGACCACGGCCCATTGATTGCCATGGAGATAGCGCGCCTTTTACTGCTGTATAGAAGACGGCCCGGTACGCAAAGCCAGTTCAGCACTCCCTTGGCGACACAGACAAACTCGGTCGGGCGCTTTGCCAAACTCTGCCTCTGGATGGAAAACAATCTGACAAAAGATCTGCATGTGGATCACCTCGCCGAGCGTGTTGCCATGAGTCCTCGGCATTTTGCCCGGACATTCAGTTCCGAAACCGGAATCAGTCCGGCCCGATATGTCGAAGAACTCAGACTCGGACACGCCCGTGAACTGCTCGAATCAGGAGCCGTCAACCTTGGTTTCATTGCCCAACAGAGCGGTTTCGGACGAGAAGAACGCCTCCGGCGAACATTCCAACGCAGACTTGGCGTCAACCCGCGTCACTACGCGGAACACTTCCACAACAATGAAGGATCTCTTCCATGA